A region from the Candidatus Eisenbacteria bacterium genome encodes:
- a CDS encoding methionine adenosyltransferase, translating to MASRHLFTSESVTEGHPDKIADQISDAVLDAMLAQDRASRVACETMVTTGLAVVAGEITTKAYVEIPQLVRSVIKGIGYDDANYGFDCHTCAVMTTIDQQSPDIAMGVNTGGAGDQGLMFGYACNETPELMPLPIMLAHKLAMRLSKVRKQGLVDYLRPDGKTQVTVEYEGAHPVRVDTVVLSTQHSDRTTQAKIRRDMIEKVILPLLPKRLVSRKQPVKFHVNPTGSFVIGGPMGDCGLTGRKIIVDTYGGMGRHGGGAFSGKDPSKVDRSACYAARWVAKNLVASGLCDRCEVQVAYAIGVVEPVSVTVDSFGTGKVSDDKLTSIVRKNFDLTPRGIIEALKLRRPIYRATAAYGHFGRPEFAWEKTNRARDLARSA from the coding sequence ATGGCGTCGCGTCACCTGTTCACCTCCGAGTCCGTCACCGAGGGCCACCCCGACAAGATCGCGGACCAGATTTCGGACGCCGTTCTCGACGCCATGCTGGCGCAGGACCGCGCCAGCCGCGTCGCCTGCGAAACGATGGTCACCACCGGGCTCGCCGTCGTCGCCGGCGAGATCACCACGAAGGCCTACGTCGAGATCCCCCAGCTCGTGCGCTCGGTGATCAAGGGGATCGGTTACGACGACGCGAACTACGGCTTCGACTGCCACACCTGCGCCGTCATGACGACGATCGACCAGCAGTCGCCCGACATCGCCATGGGCGTGAACACGGGCGGCGCCGGCGATCAGGGCCTCATGTTCGGCTACGCGTGCAACGAGACTCCCGAGCTGATGCCGCTGCCGATCATGCTGGCGCACAAGCTCGCGATGCGCCTCTCGAAGGTGCGCAAACAGGGCCTCGTGGACTACCTGCGGCCGGACGGCAAGACGCAGGTGACGGTCGAGTACGAGGGCGCCCACCCGGTGCGCGTGGACACGGTCGTGCTCTCGACGCAGCACTCGGACCGGACGACGCAGGCGAAGATCCGCAGGGACATGATCGAGAAGGTGATCCTGCCGCTGCTGCCGAAGCGGCTCGTGAGCCGCAAGCAGCCGGTCAAGTTCCACGTCAACCCCACGGGCAGTTTCGTGATCGGCGGGCCGATGGGGGATTGCGGACTCACCGGGCGCAAGATCATCGTGGACACCTACGGCGGGATGGGCCGGCACGGCGGCGGCGCGTTTTCGGGCAAGGATCCGAGCAAGGTGGACCGCTCCGCCTGCTACGCCGCGCGCTGGGTCGCCAAGAACCTCGTGGCGTCGGGACTGTGCGACCGCTGCGAAGTGCAGGTCGCGTACGCGATCGGCGTCGTCGAGCCGGTGAGCGTCACGGTGGACAGCTTCGGCACCGGCAAGGTCAGCGACGACAAGCTCACCTCGATCGTGCGGAAGAACTTCGACCTCACGCCGCGCGGCATCATCGAGGCGCTCAAGCTGCGCCGGCCGATCTACCGCGCGACCGCCGCGTACGGTCACTTCGGCCGCCCCGAGTTCGCGTGGGAGAAGACGAACCGGGCGAGGGACCTGGCGCGCAGCGCCTGA
- a CDS encoding epimerase: protein MRLLVLGGTKFVGRHFVEAALGRRHEVTLFNRGRTAPGLFPGIETIPGDRDGGLGALAGRTWDAVFDPGGYVPRLVAASAAALAGRVGFYAFVSSISVYATPLAPGSDESAPLATLADPTTEVVSGGTYGALKAACEREVVRAFAERALLVRPGLIVGPHDPTDRFGYWPRRLSRGGDVLVPGVPGQPVQLIDARDLAAWSLGMIERGSGGTFNATGPAEPLTFRGLIESAAHALGVTPRLVWVDGGFLLERGVEPWTELPLWVPAGEEGMDEVSVGRARANGLSYRPIADTVRDTLAWDIARPDAAREGSRALRPAREAELLAQWRGRG from the coding sequence GTGCGGCTGCTCGTCCTCGGCGGGACGAAGTTCGTCGGAAGGCACTTCGTGGAGGCGGCGCTCGGCCGCCGCCACGAGGTGACCTTGTTCAATCGCGGCCGTACGGCCCCGGGGCTGTTCCCGGGGATCGAGACGATTCCGGGCGACCGGGACGGCGGACTTGGCGCGCTGGCCGGGCGCACGTGGGACGCCGTGTTCGACCCGGGCGGCTACGTGCCGCGCCTCGTCGCGGCGTCCGCCGCCGCGCTGGCCGGACGCGTCGGTTTCTACGCCTTCGTCTCGAGCATCTCGGTCTACGCGACGCCGCTCGCCCCGGGCTCCGACGAGTCGGCGCCGCTCGCGACGCTGGCCGACCCTACGACGGAGGTTGTCTCGGGCGGGACGTACGGCGCCCTCAAGGCGGCCTGCGAGCGGGAGGTGGTGCGCGCGTTCGCCGAACGCGCGTTGCTCGTCCGGCCGGGACTGATCGTCGGGCCCCATGACCCGACCGACCGCTTCGGCTACTGGCCGCGTCGGCTGTCACGCGGTGGCGACGTGCTGGTGCCCGGCGTCCCCGGACAGCCCGTGCAGTTGATTGACGCGCGCGACCTGGCCGCCTGGTCGCTGGGGATGATCGAACGCGGGTCCGGAGGGACGTTCAACGCGACCGGACCCGCCGAGCCGCTGACGTTCCGCGGCCTGATTGAGAGCGCCGCGCACGCCCTCGGCGTGACGCCGCGGCTCGTGTGGGTGGACGGCGGGTTCCTCCTCGAACGCGGTGTCGAGCCGTGGACCGAGCTGCCCCTGTGGGTGCCGGCCGGGGAGGAGGGCATGGACGAGGTCAGTGTCGGGCGGGCACGGGCGAACGGGCTTTCGTATCGCCCTATCGCCGACACGGTCCGGGACACGCTCGCATGGGACATCGCCCGGCCCGACGCCGCGCGCGAGGGATCGAGGGCCCTCCGGCCCGCCCGCGAGGCGGAGCTGCTCGCGCAGTGGCGCGGGCGAGGGTAG
- a CDS encoding HPr family phosphocarrier protein — translation MPDLQLVIRNQLGLHARACALFVKTASRFRSEVFVSRDDLEVNGKSIMGVMMLAAEEGATISVRTVGPDEQEALQAIRELVDGKFGGEP, via the coding sequence TTGCCCGATCTGCAGCTGGTGATCCGGAATCAGCTCGGTCTGCATGCCCGTGCGTGCGCCCTGTTCGTCAAGACCGCTTCCAGGTTCCGTTCGGAGGTGTTCGTTTCGCGCGACGACCTCGAGGTGAACGGCAAGAGCATCATGGGCGTCATGATGCTGGCCGCCGAGGAGGGGGCGACGATCTCGGTGCGCACCGTCGGCCCGGACGAGCAGGAGGCGCTGCAGGCGATCCGCGAGCTGGTGGACGGCAAGTTCGGGGGAGAGCCATGA
- the ptsP gene encoding phosphoenolpyruvate--protein phosphotransferase, with the protein MKLSGIAASPGFASGPTFRFEREEIPVREYSIAPGEVEAELARFHAALDKSRRDLVAIRDGIAAELGEHDARIYDAHLLILDDPDLIGTVEKGVREMLLFPGFVFRAYMSRVAAALEQLEDEYLRERRADIVDCERRVLRELLGKGRNELEGLVSPAVIVAHDLGPSEVAMLPRERVLAFVLEVGGRTSHGAIVARGRGIPAVVSVRDALLHAKTGDTATVDGFEGLVEINPDEARRSEFDARAERLRRKVAALEALQAAPCETLDGRAVELGANLEQPEDVEAAVKAGAQSVGLFRTEFFYMNRVDLPGEEEQYLAYRRVTEAMQGRPVLFRTMDLGGDKVASYLGMTHETNPFLGLRGIRLALSSPEMFRAQIRAIYRASAHGRVRMMFPMVSSVDELTRALTLRDEALEGLRRDGKPFDPQVETGIMIETPSAVWMADALAKHSQFFSVGSNDLIQYTLAMDRDNERLSHLYEPLDPAVLRSIRHTVDAGHAERRWVGVCGEMASDPQNAVLLLGLGVDELSVPPPDLPRVKLAIRSVRYEAAREIAGEALRCTSAAQVRRLVRQRVDSLLPSVLVYERQGDGGPAGREA; encoded by the coding sequence ATGAAGCTGAGCGGCATCGCCGCCTCGCCGGGATTCGCCTCCGGCCCCACGTTCCGGTTCGAGCGCGAGGAAATCCCGGTGCGCGAGTATTCGATCGCTCCCGGGGAGGTCGAGGCCGAGCTCGCGCGGTTCCACGCCGCGCTCGACAAGTCGCGGCGCGATCTCGTCGCCATCCGCGACGGCATCGCGGCCGAGCTGGGCGAGCACGACGCGCGCATCTACGACGCGCACCTGCTCATCCTCGACGACCCCGACCTGATCGGCACGGTCGAGAAGGGCGTTCGCGAGATGCTGCTGTTCCCGGGCTTCGTGTTCCGCGCCTACATGTCGCGCGTGGCGGCGGCGCTCGAGCAGCTCGAGGACGAATACCTGCGCGAGCGCCGCGCCGACATCGTGGATTGCGAACGGCGCGTGCTGCGCGAACTGCTCGGCAAGGGCCGCAACGAGCTCGAGGGCCTCGTCTCGCCGGCCGTGATCGTCGCGCACGACCTCGGGCCCAGCGAGGTGGCCATGCTGCCGCGCGAGCGCGTGCTGGCGTTCGTGCTCGAGGTGGGCGGGCGCACCTCGCACGGCGCGATCGTCGCCCGCGGGCGCGGCATTCCGGCCGTGGTGAGCGTGCGCGACGCGCTCCTGCACGCGAAGACGGGCGACACGGCGACGGTGGACGGTTTCGAGGGCCTGGTCGAGATCAACCCGGACGAGGCGAGGCGAAGCGAGTTCGACGCGCGCGCCGAGCGCCTGCGCCGCAAGGTCGCCGCGCTCGAAGCGCTGCAGGCGGCGCCCTGCGAGACGCTCGACGGCCGGGCCGTCGAACTGGGCGCGAATCTGGAGCAGCCCGAGGACGTGGAGGCCGCCGTCAAGGCCGGCGCCCAGTCGGTCGGGCTCTTCCGCACCGAGTTTTTCTACATGAACCGCGTGGACCTGCCCGGCGAGGAGGAACAGTATCTCGCCTACCGCCGCGTCACCGAGGCGATGCAGGGCCGTCCGGTGCTGTTCCGGACGATGGACCTGGGGGGCGACAAGGTCGCGTCGTATCTCGGCATGACGCACGAGACCAACCCGTTTCTCGGCCTGCGGGGCATCCGGCTCGCGCTCTCGAGCCCGGAGATGTTCCGCGCGCAGATCCGCGCGATCTACCGGGCGAGCGCGCACGGCCGCGTCCGCATGATGTTCCCGATGGTCTCGAGCGTGGACGAGCTCACCCGCGCGCTGACGCTGCGTGACGAGGCGCTCGAGGGGCTGCGGCGCGACGGCAAACCCTTCGATCCGCAGGTCGAGACCGGCATCATGATCGAGACCCCGAGCGCCGTGTGGATGGCCGACGCGCTCGCGAAGCACTCGCAGTTCTTCTCCGTCGGATCGAACGACCTCATCCAGTACACGCTGGCGATGGACCGCGACAACGAACGGCTCTCGCACCTGTACGAGCCGCTGGACCCGGCCGTGCTGCGCAGCATCCGGCACACCGTGGACGCCGGACACGCCGAGCGGCGGTGGGTCGGCGTGTGCGGCGAGATGGCGAGCGACCCTCAGAACGCCGTGCTGCTGCTCGGGCTGGGCGTGGACGAGCTGTCGGTGCCGCCACCCGACCTGCCGCGGGTCAAGCTGGCGATCCGATCGGTGCGCTACGAGGCCGCGCGGGAGATCGCCGGCGAGGCGCTGCGGTGCACTTCGGCGGCGCAGGTGCGCCGCCTGGTCCGTCAGCGCGTGGATTCTCTGCTGCCGAGCGTGCTGGTCTACGAGCGCCAGGGCGACGGCGGACCGGCGGGGCGCGAAGCGTGA
- a CDS encoding antibiotic biosynthesis monooxygenase: MFSSQRSPEDPEGYGRMAAALADLAPGQPGFLGMESVRGEDGFGITLAFWESESAIAAWKRLAAHQHAQRLGHERWYDEFFLRIARVERAYTKATSTREGL, encoded by the coding sequence ATGTTTTCGAGTCAGCGCTCCCCCGAGGACCCGGAAGGCTACGGCCGCATGGCCGCCGCGCTCGCCGACCTCGCTCCGGGTCAGCCGGGCTTCCTCGGCATGGAGAGCGTGCGCGGCGAGGACGGCTTCGGCATCACGCTGGCCTTCTGGGAGAGCGAGTCGGCGATCGCGGCGTGGAAGCGCCTCGCGGCGCACCAGCACGCCCAGCGTCTCGGCCACGAGCGCTGGTACGACGAGTTCTTCCTGCGAATCGCGCGCGTCGAACGCGCGTACACGAAGGCGACGAGCACGCGCGAAGGGCTTTGA
- a CDS encoding insulinase family protein — translation MNPIRLTRLLFLAALLAATNASATDVSKYDPRQLPVPPIGRIPAIQPERYVLPNGAVVLLLENHDLPVVKGTAYFLSSPSLAPNDRAGLRELAGEVMRSGGTAAHPGDWLDDRLGAIGASINSNIGAGLANAGFRCLSDNTAEVLGLWAEILRQPAFPADKIELAKVGLRRSIAGRNDEMLPMLFRTGTLAIYGKDSPWSAQPEYATVEPISPGDCQALHARIFVPERMIVAVYGDFRAADMKKLLAARFGDWKKSGTPKPVLPPTPTSVEPRLVFAPKDDVTQSGIVVAEPGSRADDPDYAALQVLEQGLGGGFSSRMFQHIRTQRGLAYAAGARAGSDFQKPGIFMGFTLTRNDSTMTALGLVRDEVRAVTQSPFTGSELQAAKQAVVNGYVFNFEDPSQVLFRAAYYEAIGYPADFLQRYQKALEDVTSEGVLAAAKRKIHPDRQVAIIVGKESEFDRPLASAGLPVERVDITIPPPPSKHPGVAATPEAKRKGGEWLAAAAQAAGGSAAWGAVKSVTISGEANLTMQGQSIALTSEETWAFPDRQVSLQKLPFGEIRQGFDGKAGWMSGMGQSRDNPKAAEETAKEWERSLWRLFSDPAKVELAALDAPEKVGDASYRAAAVLGARSQDLTLLFAEDGTLAGCAYQDEGGGQMGPARVVQLFEDWAPEGSLRYPHQSRMLRDGAPFLQMKTTSVKLNPAVTDGTFRKPAP, via the coding sequence ATGAACCCGATCCGCCTGACGCGCCTGCTGTTCCTCGCCGCGCTGCTCGCCGCGACGAACGCCTCGGCGACCGACGTCTCGAAGTACGATCCGCGACAGCTTCCGGTGCCGCCCATCGGCCGCATTCCGGCGATCCAGCCCGAACGCTACGTGCTGCCGAACGGTGCGGTCGTGCTACTACTCGAGAATCACGACCTGCCGGTCGTCAAGGGGACGGCCTATTTCCTCTCGAGTCCCTCGCTCGCGCCGAACGATCGCGCCGGGCTGCGGGAACTGGCCGGCGAGGTCATGCGCTCGGGCGGCACGGCCGCGCACCCGGGCGACTGGCTCGACGACCGCCTCGGGGCGATCGGAGCGTCCATCAACTCGAACATCGGCGCGGGGCTCGCGAACGCCGGTTTCCGCTGCCTGAGCGACAACACGGCCGAGGTGCTCGGCCTGTGGGCCGAGATCCTGCGCCAGCCGGCGTTCCCGGCGGACAAGATCGAGCTCGCCAAGGTGGGCCTGCGCCGCTCGATCGCGGGGCGCAACGACGAGATGCTGCCGATGCTGTTCCGCACCGGCACGCTCGCGATCTACGGCAAGGACAGCCCGTGGTCCGCGCAGCCCGAGTACGCCACCGTCGAGCCCATTTCCCCGGGCGACTGCCAGGCGCTGCACGCGAGGATCTTCGTGCCGGAGCGCATGATCGTCGCTGTCTACGGCGACTTCCGCGCCGCCGACATGAAGAAGCTCCTGGCGGCGAGGTTCGGGGACTGGAAGAAGAGCGGCACGCCCAAGCCCGTGCTGCCGCCGACCCCTACTTCGGTCGAACCCCGGCTCGTGTTCGCGCCCAAGGACGACGTGACCCAGTCCGGCATCGTCGTCGCGGAGCCGGGCTCGCGGGCGGACGATCCCGACTACGCGGCGCTGCAGGTGCTCGAGCAGGGGCTGGGCGGCGGATTCTCGTCGCGCATGTTCCAGCACATCCGCACGCAGCGCGGGCTCGCCTACGCGGCCGGCGCCCGCGCGGGATCGGACTTCCAGAAGCCCGGCATCTTCATGGGCTTCACGCTCACCCGCAACGACTCGACGATGACGGCCCTCGGGCTGGTTCGCGACGAGGTGCGGGCGGTCACGCAGTCACCGTTCACCGGGTCGGAACTGCAGGCCGCGAAGCAGGCGGTCGTCAACGGCTACGTCTTCAACTTCGAGGATCCGAGCCAGGTGCTGTTCCGGGCGGCCTACTACGAGGCGATCGGATATCCGGCCGACTTCCTCCAGCGCTACCAGAAGGCCCTCGAAGACGTGACGAGCGAGGGTGTCCTGGCGGCGGCGAAGCGCAAGATCCACCCCGACCGCCAGGTCGCGATCATCGTCGGCAAGGAGTCCGAGTTCGACCGTCCGCTCGCGAGCGCCGGGTTGCCCGTCGAGCGCGTGGACATCACGATCCCGCCTCCGCCCTCGAAGCACCCGGGTGTGGCGGCGACCCCGGAGGCGAAGCGCAAGGGCGGCGAGTGGCTCGCCGCCGCCGCGCAGGCCGCCGGCGGCAGCGCGGCGTGGGGCGCGGTCAAGTCGGTGACGATCTCGGGCGAGGCCAACCTGACCATGCAGGGCCAGAGCATCGCGCTCACCAGCGAGGAGACGTGGGCGTTTCCGGACCGGCAGGTCTCGCTGCAGAAGCTGCCGTTCGGCGAGATCCGCCAGGGTTTCGACGGCAAGGCTGGCTGGATGAGCGGCATGGGCCAGTCGCGCGACAACCCGAAGGCGGCCGAGGAGACCGCGAAGGAGTGGGAGCGCTCGCTCTGGCGGCTGTTCTCCGATCCGGCGAAGGTCGAACTCGCCGCGCTCGACGCCCCGGAGAAGGTCGGCGACGCCTCCTATCGCGCGGCCGCGGTGCTCGGGGCCAGGTCGCAGGACCTGACCCTGCTCTTCGCCGAGGACGGCACCCTCGCGGGCTGCGCCTACCAGGACGAAGGCGGTGGGCAGATGGGGCCGGCGCGCGTCGTGCAACTCTTCGAGGACTGGGCTCCCGAGGGCTCGCTGCGCTACCCGCACCAGTCCCGGATGCTGCGTGACGGCGCTCCCTTCCTGCAGATGAAGACGACGTCGGTGAAGCTGAACCCCGCGGTCACCGACGGGACGTTCCGCAAGCCGGCGCCGTAG
- a CDS encoding bifunctional phosphoglucose/phosphomannose isomerase, giving the protein MSDLPSSLEPPYGGRDPRGMTALVDALPEHVEEALARTDGAPWKLPLADPDLVAVGGMGGSAIAGELTGAMYRDLLPRPWLVVRDYHWPACVGPRSLAVLSSNSGGTEETLALEAESHARGVPSVALTSGGPLAGRARERGLHVQAVPAGMPPRAALFHGWVPLTRLAAGLGWVPDPVPAWREAAAVMRAARGRIGFAVPEATNEAKRLARACLGRFVFLYSSAGAVEAVGLRWRHQLHENAKLAAHSAAVPELNHNEIVGWQAAGALQRGSSVLVLRDREDSAEAKLRLELTAEYAARQGAAVHELHSTGESRLARLASLVQFGDYFSVYLALLGGVDPVDISSIDEFKRRLAEMSRPR; this is encoded by the coding sequence GTGAGCGACCTCCCGTCCTCGCTCGAGCCGCCCTACGGCGGCCGCGACCCCCGCGGCATGACGGCGCTCGTGGACGCGCTTCCCGAGCACGTCGAGGAGGCGCTGGCACGCACCGACGGCGCGCCCTGGAAGCTGCCGCTCGCCGATCCGGACCTGGTCGCGGTCGGCGGCATGGGCGGCTCGGCGATCGCGGGCGAGCTGACCGGCGCGATGTACCGCGATCTGCTTCCCCGGCCCTGGCTCGTTGTGCGCGACTATCACTGGCCGGCGTGCGTCGGCCCGCGTTCGCTGGCCGTGCTGTCGAGCAACTCGGGAGGCACCGAAGAGACGCTGGCTCTCGAGGCGGAATCGCACGCGCGCGGCGTTCCCTCGGTCGCCCTGACGAGCGGCGGCCCGCTCGCCGGGCGAGCCCGCGAGCGTGGCCTGCACGTGCAGGCCGTGCCGGCGGGAATGCCTCCCCGCGCGGCGCTCTTCCACGGCTGGGTGCCGCTCACGCGGCTCGCCGCCGGGCTCGGATGGGTTCCGGATCCCGTGCCCGCCTGGCGTGAGGCGGCCGCGGTGATGCGCGCGGCCCGCGGGCGGATCGGCTTCGCCGTCCCCGAGGCGACGAACGAGGCCAAGCGCCTCGCCCGGGCGTGCCTCGGGCGGTTCGTGTTCCTTTACTCGTCCGCCGGAGCGGTCGAGGCGGTGGGGCTCCGCTGGCGGCACCAGCTGCACGAAAATGCTAAGCTCGCCGCCCATTCCGCGGCGGTGCCCGAGCTGAACCACAACGAAATCGTCGGCTGGCAGGCCGCCGGTGCGTTGCAGCGGGGCAGTTCGGTGCTGGTGCTGCGGGATCGGGAGGACAGCGCCGAAGCGAAGCTTCGGCTCGAACTCACCGCGGAGTACGCGGCCCGCCAGGGTGCGGCCGTGCACGAACTGCACTCCACGGGGGAGAGCCGGCTGGCCCGGCTCGCCTCTCTCGTGCAGTTCGGCGACTACTTCAGCGTCTATCTCGCGTTGCTCGGCGGGGTGGACCCGGTGGACATTTCGAGCATTGACGAGTTCAAGAGGCGACTGGCGGAGATGTCCCGGCCCCGCTGA
- a CDS encoding insulinase family protein, whose translation MLKLHRPAGRISLGLACALALAIPAALRAAPAKPAARSAPPATARTGLESIERQVQEFTLPNGLRFLVVERHQAPVFSFFTVVGSGSANDQVGTTGLAHMMEHMAFKGTSLVGTTDAAKEKVAMDAEEKAWAALLDERRKGARADTAALVRLEKAFLDSQIAAGKYVVTGEYSQLIEQAGGQNVNAFTADDITAYFYSLPSNRLELWASLFAGAMVDPVFREFYKERDVVYEERRMRVESSPIGRLYYEFITSAFNAHPYGFGGIGYPSDLKTFSRTQGEQFFRRNYVAKNMTIAVVGDVTLAEMKRLANKYFSDVSDAPAPPPIDTVEPKQIAERRVLLEDKAQPFVIVGWHIPAVSDPSYAAWKAAADLLGGGHWSRLYKTLVKEKHIAVQAGVGTGTPGERYPNLFTMFLVPASGQDPAVVEKAAYDVIDEVLGDKPFTQEELDGYKVRVRAQKIGAAEDNGQLAGELAQAQVLYGGWREFFREQERVQALTPQDLIAVMKQALVKSNRTVAMIVNPSQDGEAAKGGR comes from the coding sequence ATGTTGAAGCTCCATCGCCCGGCCGGGAGGATTTCGCTCGGACTGGCGTGCGCCCTCGCCCTCGCGATCCCCGCGGCCCTGCGGGCCGCGCCCGCGAAACCGGCGGCCCGGTCGGCGCCCCCCGCGACCGCGCGCACCGGACTCGAGTCCATCGAACGCCAGGTCCAGGAGTTCACGCTGCCGAACGGCCTGCGCTTCCTGGTCGTCGAGCGCCACCAGGCGCCCGTCTTCAGTTTCTTCACCGTGGTCGGCTCCGGCTCGGCGAACGACCAGGTCGGCACCACCGGGCTCGCGCACATGATGGAGCACATGGCGTTCAAGGGAACCTCGCTCGTCGGAACGACCGACGCGGCGAAGGAGAAGGTCGCCATGGACGCGGAGGAGAAGGCGTGGGCGGCGCTGCTGGACGAGCGCCGCAAGGGCGCGCGAGCCGACACGGCCGCGCTGGTGCGACTCGAGAAGGCCTTCCTCGACTCGCAGATCGCCGCCGGCAAGTACGTCGTCACCGGCGAGTACTCGCAGCTCATCGAGCAGGCGGGCGGACAGAACGTCAACGCGTTCACGGCGGACGACATCACGGCCTACTTCTACTCGCTGCCGTCCAATCGGCTCGAACTGTGGGCCTCGCTGTTCGCGGGGGCGATGGTGGATCCGGTGTTCCGCGAGTTCTACAAGGAACGCGACGTCGTCTACGAGGAGCGGCGCATGCGCGTCGAGTCCTCGCCGATCGGGCGGCTCTACTACGAGTTCATCACCTCGGCCTTCAACGCCCACCCGTACGGCTTCGGCGGGATCGGCTACCCGTCCGACCTCAAGACCTTCAGCCGCACGCAGGGCGAGCAGTTCTTCCGTCGCAACTACGTCGCCAAGAACATGACGATCGCGGTCGTCGGCGACGTGACGCTGGCGGAGATGAAGCGCCTCGCGAACAAGTACTTCAGCGACGTTTCCGACGCGCCCGCGCCGCCGCCGATCGACACGGTCGAACCGAAGCAGATCGCCGAACGGCGGGTTCTCCTCGAGGACAAGGCGCAGCCGTTCGTGATCGTGGGCTGGCACATTCCCGCGGTCTCGGACCCGAGCTACGCGGCGTGGAAGGCCGCGGCGGACCTGCTGGGCGGTGGCCACTGGTCCCGCCTCTACAAGACGCTGGTCAAGGAGAAGCACATCGCCGTGCAGGCCGGAGTGGGAACCGGCACGCCGGGCGAGCGCTACCCGAACCTGTTCACCATGTTCCTGGTTCCGGCCTCGGGCCAGGACCCGGCGGTGGTCGAGAAGGCGGCTTACGACGTGATCGACGAGGTGCTGGGCGACAAGCCGTTCACGCAGGAGGAACTGGACGGCTACAAGGTCCGGGTTCGTGCGCAGAAGATCGGCGCCGCCGAAGACAACGGCCAGCTCGCCGGTGAACTCGCGCAGGCGCAGGTGCTGTACGGGGGCTGGCGCGAGTTCTTCCGCGAGCAGGAGCGCGTCCAGGCGCTCACTCCGCAGGATCTGATCGCGGTGATGAAGCAGGCGCTCGTGAAGAGCAACCGGACCGTCGCCATGATCGTGAACCCGTCGCAGGACGGGGAAGCCGCGAAGGGAGGGCGCTGA
- a CDS encoding adenosylhomocysteinase, which yields MPGHVKDMGLVRAGRARIEWAERNMPVLRAIRARFAKERPLRGVRIAACLHVTTETANLARTLKAGGAEVYLCGSNPLSTQDDVAAALVGHYGIPTFAIKGEDHKTYYSHIVSCIEARPHVTMDDGCDLVTVLHTKKTKFLKDVFAGTEETSTGVTRLRAMAADRKLRFPVVAINDADTKHLFDNRYGTGQSTLDGVLRATNMLVAGSTVVIAGYGWCGRGLAARAKGMGATVMVTEVDPLRALEAQMDGYITCSMEEAAPKGDLFITVTGNKSVIRREHFAAMKDGAIVCNSGHFNVELDIPSLERMAVSKKVARPFVDEYRLKGGKRVFLLGEGRLINLASAEGHPAMVMDMSFANQALSVEYLRRNARKLQKNVYVVPKPIDKEVARLKLKSMGIEIDTLTAEQVKYLATWSEGT from the coding sequence ATCCCCGGCCACGTGAAGGACATGGGCCTCGTCCGCGCCGGCCGCGCCCGCATCGAGTGGGCCGAGCGCAACATGCCCGTGCTGCGCGCCATCCGCGCGCGTTTCGCGAAGGAGCGTCCGCTCCGGGGCGTGCGCATCGCGGCCTGCCTGCACGTCACGACCGAAACCGCGAATCTCGCGCGCACCCTGAAGGCCGGGGGTGCGGAAGTCTACCTGTGCGGCTCGAACCCGCTCAGCACCCAGGACGACGTGGCGGCGGCGCTCGTCGGCCACTACGGCATTCCGACGTTCGCCATCAAGGGCGAGGACCACAAGACCTACTACTCGCACATCGTTTCGTGCATCGAGGCGCGTCCGCACGTCACCATGGACGACGGCTGCGATCTCGTGACCGTGCTGCACACCAAGAAGACGAAGTTCCTCAAGGACGTCTTCGCGGGCACCGAGGAGACCTCGACGGGGGTGACCCGCCTGCGTGCGATGGCCGCGGACCGCAAGCTGCGCTTCCCGGTCGTCGCGATCAACGACGCCGACACGAAGCACCTGTTCGACAACCGCTACGGCACCGGCCAGAGCACGCTCGATGGCGTGCTGCGGGCGACCAACATGCTGGTCGCGGGCTCGACGGTGGTGATCGCGGGGTACGGCTGGTGCGGCCGCGGTCTCGCCGCGCGTGCCAAGGGCATGGGCGCCACGGTCATGGTCACCGAGGTGGACCCGCTGCGCGCGCTCGAGGCGCAGATGGATGGCTACATCACCTGTTCGATGGAGGAGGCGGCCCCGAAGGGCGACCTGTTCATCACGGTGACCGGCAACAAGTCGGTCATCCGCCGCGAGCACTTCGCGGCCATGAAGGACGGAGCGATCGTCTGCAACAGCGGGCATTTCAACGTCGAGCTCGACATCCCGTCGCTCGAGCGCATGGCGGTCAGCAAGAAGGTCGCCCGCCCGTTCGTGGACGAGTACCGGCTCAAGGGCGGCAAGCGGGTGTTCCTGCTCGGCGAGGGCCGGCTCATCAACCTGGCGTCGGCCGAAGGCCACCCGGCGATGGTGATGGACATGTCCTTCGCGAACCAGGCGCTGAGCGTCGAGTACCTGCGTCGCAACGCGCGCAAGCTGCAGAAGAACGTCTACGTCGTTCCGAAGCCGATCGACAAGGAAGTGGCCCGCCTGAAGCTCAAGAGCATGGGCATCGAGATCGACACGCTGACGGCCGAGCAGGTGAAGTACCTGGCCACCTGGAGCGAGGGC